One window of Mycobacteriales bacterium genomic DNA carries:
- the treY gene encoding malto-oligosyltrehalose synthase has protein sequence MPSDRTPTATYRIQLQPGFGFAAAAAAVPYLARLGVSHLYLSPILQAVPGSTHGYDVVDHGRLSAELGGEPGWRRLVDATRSAGLGIVVDLVPNHMAIPAPEWLNPVIWDVLRDGRGATHAGWLDVDWSAGHDRLVLPLLADPADTPVLDPRGGPGDTPVLRYREHAFPLAPGTERLGPQAQLDAQHYRLAHWREDPNYRRFFNVNSLIAIRVEEPAVFDSTHRLLLDKLASGDVTGLRVDHPDGLADPDGYLSRLRARAPEAWIVVEKILEPGEPLRAAWPVAGTTGYDALDAVSNAFVDPSAAPRLTEIYRRRTGIRQHFAALAVDTKRATALRLLRAETNRLARAAGRPLAIEPMAELLAAWPVYRTYVPAGGPADDSDARVVAEAAAVAGANRPADIPLFAEWTHRILAGDGELSRRFQQTTGMVTAKGVEDTAFYRYHRLSALCEVGGNPGRVGAPTAAFHAFAGRLARDWPCTMTTLSTHDTKRAEDVRARQLVVAEIPGEWDDAVERWHQRATAPDPNIEYLFWQTLVGAWPLSPERAAGYLEKAAREAKEHTSWTDPEPLHEDALRRFCDAVFADAALLDDLAGFVARIDSAAAAVSLGSKLAQLTMPGIPDVYRGAETVSRALVDPDNRAPMDLEDLTGRLDRLADLTGPPPPSELAEAKLWLTTRTLRLRREHPEWFDAAAGYTPVTAEGPAAGHLLGFRRGGPVTVLTRLPVGLAGAGGWRDTALDLAPGGATDALTGRRHPGGRCRVADLLEIWPVALLVPGAG, from the coding sequence GTGCCTTCTGACCGGACGCCGACGGCCACCTACCGGATCCAGCTCCAGCCCGGATTCGGTTTCGCCGCCGCCGCTGCCGCCGTGCCGTACCTGGCTCGGCTCGGCGTCAGCCATCTCTACCTCTCCCCCATCCTGCAGGCCGTACCGGGTTCCACCCACGGCTACGACGTCGTCGACCACGGCCGGCTCTCCGCCGAGCTCGGCGGGGAGCCGGGCTGGCGGCGGCTGGTCGACGCAACCCGAAGCGCCGGGCTCGGCATCGTCGTCGACCTGGTCCCCAACCACATGGCGATCCCCGCCCCCGAGTGGCTCAACCCGGTCATCTGGGACGTGCTCCGCGACGGCCGCGGCGCCACCCACGCCGGCTGGCTGGACGTGGACTGGTCGGCCGGACATGACCGGCTGGTGTTGCCGCTGCTCGCCGACCCCGCGGACACCCCGGTGCTGGATCCCCGCGGCGGCCCGGGCGACACCCCGGTGCTGCGCTACCGCGAACACGCCTTCCCGCTGGCCCCGGGCACCGAGCGGCTCGGGCCGCAGGCCCAGCTCGACGCTCAGCACTACCGGCTCGCGCACTGGCGCGAGGACCCCAACTACCGTCGCTTCTTCAACGTCAACTCGCTGATCGCGATCCGGGTGGAGGAGCCGGCGGTCTTCGACTCGACGCACCGCCTGCTTCTCGACAAGCTGGCCAGCGGCGACGTCACGGGACTGCGGGTCGACCATCCGGACGGGCTGGCCGACCCGGACGGCTACCTGTCCCGGCTCCGCGCGCGCGCCCCTGAGGCGTGGATCGTGGTCGAGAAGATCCTCGAACCCGGCGAGCCGCTGCGCGCCGCGTGGCCGGTCGCCGGCACGACCGGCTACGACGCGCTGGACGCGGTCAGCAACGCCTTCGTCGACCCCTCGGCCGCCCCCCGGCTGACCGAGATCTACCGGCGGCGGACCGGGATCCGACAACACTTCGCGGCGCTGGCGGTGGATACGAAGCGGGCTACCGCGTTGCGCCTGCTCCGGGCCGAAACGAACCGGCTGGCACGCGCCGCCGGCCGGCCGCTGGCGATCGAGCCGATGGCCGAACTGCTCGCCGCATGGCCGGTGTACCGGACGTACGTGCCGGCCGGCGGCCCGGCGGACGACTCCGATGCCCGGGTGGTCGCCGAGGCGGCCGCCGTCGCCGGGGCGAACCGGCCGGCTGACATCCCGCTGTTCGCCGAGTGGACTCACCGGATCCTCGCCGGGGACGGTGAGCTGAGCCGCCGCTTCCAGCAGACGACCGGAATGGTCACGGCCAAGGGCGTGGAGGACACCGCCTTCTACCGCTACCACCGGCTTTCCGCGCTGTGCGAGGTGGGCGGGAACCCGGGCCGGGTGGGCGCCCCGACCGCCGCCTTCCACGCATTCGCCGGCCGGCTGGCCCGGGACTGGCCGTGCACCATGACCACACTGTCCACGCACGACACCAAGCGGGCGGAGGACGTGCGGGCCCGGCAGCTCGTCGTCGCCGAGATCCCCGGCGAGTGGGATGACGCGGTCGAACGCTGGCACCAGCGGGCAACGGCACCCGACCCGAACATCGAGTACCTGTTCTGGCAGACCCTGGTCGGCGCGTGGCCGCTGTCGCCCGAGCGGGCGGCGGGCTACCTCGAGAAGGCCGCCCGGGAAGCCAAGGAGCACACCAGCTGGACCGACCCGGAACCGCTCCATGAGGACGCCCTCCGGCGATTCTGCGATGCCGTGTTCGCCGACGCCGCGCTGCTCGACGACCTCGCCGGTTTCGTCGCCCGCATCGACTCGGCGGCCGCCGCGGTCAGCCTCGGAAGCAAGCTCGCCCAGCTCACGATGCCCGGGATCCCGGACGTCTACCGGGGAGCTGAGACGGTCAGCCGGGCCCTCGTCGACCCGGACAACCGGGCGCCGATGGATCTCGAGGACCTGACCGGAAGGCTCGACCGGCTGGCCGATCTCACCGGGCCGCCACCGCCGTCCGAGCTGGCCGAGGCGAAGCTGTGGCTGACCACCCGGACCCTGCGGCTGCGCCGGGAGCACCCGGAATGGTTCGACGCGGCAGCCGGCTACACCCCGGTCACCGCCGAGGGGCCGGCCGCCGGACACCTGCTCGGCTTCCGCCGCGGCGGGCCGGTCACGGTGCTCACCCGGCTCCCGGTCGGGCTGGCCGGAGCCGGCGGTTGGCGGGACACCGCGTTGGACCTGGCCCCCGGCGGCGCGACCGACGCGTTGACCGGGCGGCGGCACCCCGGCGGCCGGTGCCGGGTGGCCGATCTGCTCGAGATCTGGCCGGTCGCTTTGCTCGTGCCCGGGGCAGGGTAG